ttttttttttttttttgggtcgttacacaggGATTGGTAGTAGGATTTGAGTTTGATCGTGGGTCGCCAAACTACTTCGCGGCGCCCAGGTCGATTTCTGATTCAAGTCAACTCCGGATCAGTGGATGGATGCATGCCAGCGTACAGCATCGGGTGCATTTCTCCACTACGTGCCCAACACATGCCCCTTTGGTTGCCAAATACGTCTCTCCCCACTCCACCTGCTAAGTGTCCATCGGTGATTTCCTGAATTCAATAATGTCAAGATTTTGGTCAAATTACATATCAActtctttttagattttttctaTCTTCTAATCCATAACTCGAATTAACTCTATTCCTTTACGAGAATTCAAGCCCTCAAGCCACCTATCcagatatatttttcttgcatTCTTTTTATACTCATAGACCTCAAGAAATGAGTTtgaaaatcataaaaacttaGTTTATTACTAAAGTTGGATGATTCTCGGTTTCAATTTCCTATACGTTTTTTTTGTCGAGTTTCCTTCTAAAATTTGTAAGAATTCTCACCTAATGTATTATAATTGATTATTAAGacctaaatcataaaaaacTCACAAATATAGGCTGAAATCCCATAACAAAAGAGGTCGCAGTCTTACCTCTCGTTCTTGCCAGTTTCTTATCGGAAACAAACAATTCAAATGCTTAGATCGCTCCTCTGGATCCTCTGAGTAGATCTGGAGGGAGTCCTTAGATTGATAGTGCTTCGATGTTCAGATTTGAGCGTAAGACcctccttcctcttcttcctcttaaAAGCCCTAactcctcttctctctctctctctcttttcttctcttttcctaACAGGTCTGTCAAGATCCCCTCAAGGTGGTGTGTGGGGAAAAATTACCTCTTTGCCCTAGGTTGACTttgacccaaaattttcattaaatcactaatttgttttttaacttttccCAGCTCCTTATGTGTCTcgagattttttttccttgtgcACTAGTTTGAAAATCGCTCTCTAATACCtccaataaaatttgaaaacgtGCAAAAGTTAGGAGGATGCTTTAAAGAAGTGTGAGTTTGTACCTATTGGGCTTGGGGGGTGTTACAACAACCTTCCTTTAGAACTTTCGTCCTTGAAAGTTGGCCGTTCCTGAAAAAGTTTGAGGCAAGACATCCTATTGCTATCCTCACGTTCCAAGTAGCCTCGCTATCTATATGGTTACCCCACAACATTTTGCCAAGGGGAATCTCCTGGTTTCGCAATCGTTTGACATCTCGAGCTAAAATTTGGATTGAGTCATTTTCGTATGATAGATCCTCTCGAAGTGGAAGTACTTTGTGCTCAATGATGTGTGTGGGGTTCAATATGTATTTCCTCAACATGGATACATGAAAAACGTTGTGCACAACAGCAAGAGTGGGTGACAACACCACCTGTACACCACAACACCAGTTTACTCAAGAATCTCGAAGAGACCTATGAACCCGAGGCTAAGCTTACCCTTTTTCCCAATCATCAACACCCCTCTCATGGGTGCTACCTTCAAGAAAACATGTTCGCCCACCGTAAATTCGAGATctttgatggtgttaatataacacatgcggaagcaatttggatcttaggcacttttagaacatcaattatagtaaataactagcaggttcataagtattaaaacttaatgagtttgaatactaaccttttgtagttcaaacttctttttcctcacgaaccagTTTCGAACCActactagtgtcttctccactatcctccggccttagaacgagattgtggaatccggtgagtgactaaacttaggagggattttgtatacatgaagagagtgtttgtgagaggtttttctaaggtttttcaccaagaagaagacctcccatgtaccatgatcactctatttaaagagtcatgttcgcatgttcatgcaagttttgagatcaccaaattttgacactcaaaatttcactcaaatgtttgggattatgtggcaagcatgcatgtttgagttaaccaaattttgacactcaaaattccactcaaacttgtggggtttatttggcaaacatgcaagtttggttaaaccaaattttgacacctcaaaattccactaacatggatttttccattaaatgaagtcaacattttgactttcttcattttaattcaacaattaatttgaataatgaatttcaaattaaagtaacattaaataattaattaaactatttaattaatatttaatattaattcaaatgccaatcccaatcaattccgacacataattgattaagatatttaaatcttatttaaatatctcagattctctcttttcgtttaattcgtaaataaaataaaattgcggttaaatatatcgtatatatgtaacgcatattccctaatttgaattcgaacacttcgaactcactcgtcacactgttctatggtttagtccgatatgagctagcagagggacctaatggacctatagatcatgggctccaacgattcaagattaaccgattaaactcattaacctggttaaccaacattcgttaactactaggacactccactatagcctagtagttgcactcccctcactatagatatatttctgtccatctgatataaccatgattagtaagtcgatccttcacaggttgttcgtaactagagctgggtcaatttaccgttttacccctgaagttacttcttgttccttatgtctcactgatcctctaataaacaattggtttgtggtccaaccagtaaaccgaatccctctcaggccaatgagagggtggggccccttgttcaagacctggagtcagtgcttaagggaactacctttcttctatccctaaaagtgggtaggagtgaattccgtcttgcaccccacgtccccagccattcacccagtcttacccctgaaatgggaggcctgttgagtcggcgaactagagccactctcacccatgcaaatctaaggataattccgaataaacaggagttcatggttagctcaggattaaaaccgagttacctaggttatcgaatgaaaagaaaatcagtctcaacagtaaacgactttataaagtgagagtggttttcttcatggtccgatcttatgcaatactcattgcataggacgcccccactcacatgtctccacatgcacaatttagtgatcgcattgtttatatcatatacaaaagtgggccgcatccatagtgtccccagaataaggtactcagccttatccttatactatagatcattttgactatatacttgaacttgatccactcttatgtctctacatatagttcaagtagtcatactatagccagagtgttcttagtttattgga
The Cucurbita pepo subsp. pepo cultivar mu-cu-16 unplaced genomic scaffold, ASM280686v2 Cp4.1_scaffold001742, whole genome shotgun sequence DNA segment above includes these coding regions:
- the LOC111786480 gene encoding uncharacterized protein LOC111786480, producing the protein MCYINTIKDLEFTVGEHVFLKVVLSPTLAVVHNVFHVSMLRKYILNPTHIIEHKVLPLREDLSYENDSIQILARDVKRLRNQEIPLGKMLWGNHIDSEATWN